Part of the Xylocopa sonorina isolate GNS202 unplaced genomic scaffold, iyXylSono1_principal scaffold0014, whole genome shotgun sequence genome, CGAACAAGTAAAGGACAGAGGACAGGATTAGTAAGCGGTTACAAGATGATAGAAGAATTCGAATTTAGGAACTATGATTACCCCTTTGCACTCCGAATACTAGCTACTCAGTGCCACTTTGTctattttttagaattttctaaaGTTCGATATCGTTTGAAGCAAACCCCAATATGTACTGCAGGCTGATATTGTGCATGTTTGACAATATTAATTGAGCTCTTTATGTTAATAGTGCCTCTTCTGCTTAATGAAACGGCTTCAGTGGGTTGTTAGTTGTAACTGTTAGTTGTAACTGGTCGCGAAACGTTGCCTTGAATACTGTTTTTTACTGGTTGTCGCGGTATTGGTACTCGGCTGAAAGGGCGTTGAcattctcttctttcttctcgAAGGTAACGCTCTATGTTTTTCGCCTCTTTTTCGGCTTCCAACAGAGGTTGGCTTAGTTCACAGTATTATTCTGTCAATGTTTCTGTCCAAATTACGGATGTAGATTCTTAGAGCTTTGCGGTTTAATGTTTCAAGCATCATACGTCTTGTTAATAGTTGTGAATATCGTTACCGATCGCATATGTCAGTTTATTGTATGTGTGTCTAAATCTGATGTTAAATGATTGGAGATTCTCGTCCCTACCTTGTTTTAAACCGCGCAgctgtacctggtattcatccGACGCGATCTGAGTGGCGACGTTTGTCCGTAGAGCGTCATATACAATCACCGTAAATAAAAATCAGAATGTTGCGTATATCTTGTGCTGCTTTTCTTATTATATTCTCTACTTTGATTGCTTTCAGTAAGAGATCTTTTTCGTTGCATCTGTTTCTCATGCCTCGAACCTCTTCGATAAAGTCTTCAACTCCAACATCATCGTTTCAGTTAAGAGTTGGAATGTATCCCAATCCAATCAGTTAAGAGTTGGAATGTAACCCAATCTGCCGGTTTTCCAACTTGTGGGTAGCATCCCGGTCTTCAGGCACGTTGAAAAAAGTTTTCGAAGTCTTGTGCTGAGGATGCTGTACGCCATGGATCACGCACAGCCTGGAATTCCATCTGGACCGGGCGCGGTGTTCTTCTTAGTCATTCGCTTGATTGCGCGGAACATTTCTTCTTCTGAAACTTCGTAGTCCTGTAACCAGATGTTCGGGTCATCCAACGATATGCTTATTGTTGAATTTTGATTTCTGACCGCCGATGTTGGATCTTCCGACGGGAAGAGCGTGTCGACGACTCTTTCCAGGAACGAAGTTTCCATTATTTCCGTCAACGGGGACGTCCATGGTCGTAATTTATTCATTACAATTTTATACGGACGCCCCCACGGGTACTCGCACAGAGTTTCGAGCAGCCCGTCCCCGGCTCGTGCTTTCGACTTCTTTATCGCAGCTTGCAACTCTATTTTCCTCTCTTTGTAGATTTGATAGAGTTGCTCTCTTCTTTTCGGAATGGAATTTCGCCGTTTCCGGTATCTCGTGAAATTCCTCCGCGCAATCGTAGTGTCCGCGCGGAGGCGTAATATATCATCACGCCACCAGTAAACGGAGTTACGAGGAGAGTTTGATTTTAATTTCGACATGCTTGCGTTGCATGCCGAGGTCAACGTTCTCGTAAACCATTCCGCCTCGTTCTCGACTACGGCCTTTTCGGTCGGTTCATCTGGCTAGGTAGCTGCGAGAGTCGCTGTCATAAATAGGTCATCGTCCATTCTTCTCAGCgaccatttattttgatttttggTCGCTGTTCTTCTCTCTTGAATTTTAGATACGCTGATCCTTATATAAAGATGGTCTGATAGGGTTTCAGCTGTATCTACTATCCACTTTTTTACTCTACGCGCGACGGCGCCATTCGCGAACGAGAGATCGATCTTGCTCTCGCCCTGTTGACGCACGCATGTACTGGCAGATCCTtgatttaataattttaaattcGTGGAGGCTGCCCAGTCCATAGTAGAGTGGCCGCGTTGATTCGTTCTGGTCGAGCGCCATAGTGTTGAATGTGCGTTGAAATCTCCCAAGACGAACGTTGGTAGGTGGGCGTGGCGTCTTACCACCCCTCCCACTTCATCTAAAAGCCGGTCGAAATTTTGCAACGACCAGCTCGGCGGCGCGTATAATCCGATTACGACGCAATCCGACCACGAAACGGCGATAAATCCTCGCCCTTGCGCGATAAGCCTGATCGGCTGGATGCGTGCCGGCGTTGCCTGGATGATCGCGACCTTTCCCTCCGTATCGCTTATCCACGACGGCTTGTCGTGAATAAAATACGGCTCCGATGCCACCACTAACTCGACCACGCCGCTTTGTAAGCTCTCGATCATTAAATCTTGAGCTCATGCGGCGTGATTCAAGTTAATTTGGAGTATTTGCGTAATTTTGATTATTACGCAATCTCCATGGCCTCCTCGCGGCTTTTCTCCGTCGCCGCGGAAGCCTCGCGCGTGGCCTCTTCCGTCTTTTTATTTTCCGCGGGTTTAGTCGTCGCggattttttctcttctttcttcgtcGTCGTTTTCTTTTTAACGACGACGGGTCTTGCGGGGAGAACTCTGAGTTTCTCGTTCTTCTTCGCGGGCGGTGCCGGTTGGCACGCGTTTCCTCCCGCTTTATGGTCGGCTTGCCGTCCGGCGGCCTTGCACACGGGGCAATTAGCGGACTTTGCCTTGCATTCGGCGGAGCGGTGTCCCATCTCTCCGCACCTATAACAGGCCTCGCACCTGTCTTCCGCTTTCGT contains:
- the LOC143431796 gene encoding uncharacterized protein LOC143431796, which encodes MIESLQSGVVELVVASEPYFIHDKPSWISDTEGKVAIIQATPARIQPIRLIAQGRGFIAVSWSDCVVIGLYAPPSWSLQNFDRLLDEVGGVVRRHAHLPTFVLGDFNAHSTLWRSTRTNQRGHSTMDWAASTNLKLLNQGSASTCVRQQGESKIDLSFANGAVARRVKKWIVDTAETLSDHLYIRISVSKIQERRTATKNQNKWSLRRMDDDLFMTATLAAT